A region from the Streptomyces lydicus genome encodes:
- a CDS encoding TetR/AcrR family transcriptional regulator — protein MSAASTPSSPAARAAVTTRGRPPKLDQARTVEAALALLDEAGLDALTMRRLAEAMDVRAGALYRYFATKHELLTAMAEALLADCLERPLPSADWSECLAELAHRMRAALLGRRDGARVYAGTHSTGSHTLGFADTLIGVLRDADFAPDDAARAALAVVHFTLGHTLEEQAALQAAGDGPADPDRLRAAVTPAQYPHLAPALPVLTSTDFAAHFTFGLRLLIEGLRVTGPGSPPPPPPTGT, from the coding sequence ATGAGTGCCGCGTCAACCCCCAGCTCGCCCGCCGCCCGTGCTGCTGTCACGACCCGGGGCCGGCCCCCGAAACTCGACCAGGCGCGCACCGTCGAAGCCGCCCTGGCACTGCTGGACGAGGCCGGGCTCGACGCGCTCACCATGCGGCGGCTGGCCGAGGCCATGGACGTACGGGCCGGTGCGCTGTACCGCTACTTCGCGACCAAGCATGAGCTGCTGACCGCCATGGCCGAAGCGCTGCTCGCCGACTGCCTCGAACGGCCGCTCCCGTCGGCGGACTGGAGCGAGTGCCTGGCCGAACTGGCCCACCGGATGCGTGCGGCGCTCCTCGGCCGCCGGGACGGGGCCCGCGTCTACGCCGGTACGCACTCCACCGGCAGCCATACCCTCGGCTTCGCCGACACCCTCATCGGTGTGCTGCGGGACGCGGACTTCGCCCCCGACGACGCCGCCCGTGCCGCCCTCGCGGTCGTCCACTTCACCCTCGGCCACACCCTGGAGGAGCAGGCCGCCCTCCAGGCCGCAGGCGACGGCCCGGCGGACCCCGACCGGCTGCGGGCCGCGGTGACGCCGGCGCAGTACCCCCATCTCGCCCCCGCGCTGCCGGTGCTCACCAGCACGGACTTCGCCGCGCACTTCACCTTCGGCCTGCGGCTGCTCATCGAAGGGCTACGGGTCACCGGGCCGGGTTCCCCGCCCCCGCCCCCGCCCACCGGCACCTGA
- a CDS encoding ABC transporter permease encodes MKVTGLLASRAARTHRKAWAAVFAALALTSLLLGTFGLMLASAGAGHPRVERYAGTAFVVAGDQETRFTAKPWGSAPRTTRAGLTERVRVPWAALGVVRKVPGVRAAVADQVFRVGMAGRAALGRPWEAARPAPRVVRQGRAPRRAGEVVVGAVAVGDGTRGGGRVGAGAGARLGAGAGARLGARVALRVGGRDAAYTVVGVADGPSAAVYFTAGEARRLSGHPGAMDALEVLARPGADTGELAARVRRALDAAGVRSIGRRADGDAAALRVLTGNGRGGAEFLDAGPARTGLLELLGSVAATVVLIALLVVSSTVVQALRQRDRELGLLRAVGATPRQLRGAVGKEVGRVAGGAALAGAVGAFPGYAALRALLEAHGALPPGLELPLPPWLWPAPLITAGITVAVAHIAAVLACARTAKVRPAEALREARPGTARKVTGLVLLFVGVSSAGTAVLQRGAAAGAAAGAATVTMVSACALLGPWIAEGAMRVLGAPLRRFGGPGGYLAAANCRAEARRSGAALTIVILVVAFVCVQLSAGATLAREGAVQARGALRAGLAVRADGGLPAGAVERIRAVPGVRAATEVVRSTVVVARREAGEPRLDRLPVLGVTPQRLTRTLDPGVREGTVEELRPGTVAVGADRARSLDARPGSVVTLRFGDGAQARLRVVAIYERSLALGDFLFSRDELLRHLSLPGPGQVLVTAAPGGDHEAVARALTAAVSGARVERGAAASVRVEAPDQALGEVLTAAALSAIGGFIVIALLSTLSLIALGRRPELRLLRLAGAGRRQLRWMLRLEAAALAVTGLVVGAAVASVPLLAFSLAMAGTVPSLPLGQAVLVVAVVAVVTGAGTMLPLRVMLRGRYPGTGPSGW; translated from the coding sequence ATGAAGGTGACCGGACTCCTCGCCTCCCGCGCCGCCCGTACGCACCGCAAGGCCTGGGCCGCGGTCTTCGCCGCCCTCGCCCTCACCTCGCTGCTTCTCGGCACCTTCGGTCTCATGCTCGCCTCGGCCGGGGCCGGGCATCCGCGGGTGGAGCGGTATGCGGGGACCGCTTTCGTGGTCGCCGGGGACCAGGAAACCCGCTTCACCGCGAAGCCGTGGGGCAGCGCACCCAGGACTACCCGGGCCGGGCTCACCGAGCGGGTGCGGGTCCCGTGGGCGGCCCTCGGCGTGGTGCGGAAGGTGCCCGGGGTGCGGGCGGCCGTTGCCGACCAGGTCTTCCGGGTGGGCATGGCGGGGCGGGCGGCCCTCGGACGGCCCTGGGAGGCGGCCCGGCCGGCGCCCCGCGTCGTACGGCAGGGGCGTGCGCCGCGGCGGGCGGGCGAGGTCGTGGTGGGTGCGGTCGCGGTGGGCGACGGGACCCGGGGCGGCGGCCGGGTAGGGGCGGGTGCCGGAGCGCGGCTCGGGGCGGGTGCCGGAGCGCGGCTCGGGGCGCGTGTGGCGCTGCGGGTGGGCGGCAGGGACGCGGCGTACACCGTCGTGGGGGTCGCCGACGGGCCGTCCGCCGCCGTCTACTTCACGGCCGGCGAAGCCCGTCGGCTGTCCGGGCACCCGGGGGCGATGGACGCCCTGGAGGTGCTCGCCCGGCCCGGTGCGGACACCGGGGAGCTGGCCGCGCGGGTACGGCGCGCCCTGGACGCGGCGGGTGTCAGGAGCATCGGGCGGCGCGCGGACGGTGACGCGGCCGCGCTGCGGGTGCTGACCGGGAACGGGCGCGGCGGCGCCGAATTCCTCGACGCCGGCCCCGCCCGGACCGGACTGCTGGAGCTGCTGGGCTCGGTGGCCGCCACCGTCGTACTGATCGCGCTGCTCGTGGTGTCGTCGACGGTGGTGCAGGCGCTGCGGCAACGCGACCGTGAACTGGGCCTGTTGCGTGCCGTCGGGGCGACCCCGCGGCAGTTGCGCGGTGCGGTGGGGAAGGAGGTGGGGCGGGTCGCGGGCGGTGCGGCGCTGGCGGGGGCGGTGGGAGCGTTCCCCGGGTACGCCGCGCTGCGGGCGCTGCTGGAGGCGCACGGCGCGCTGCCGCCCGGCCTCGAACTCCCCCTTCCGCCCTGGCTGTGGCCCGCACCGCTGATCACCGCCGGGATCACCGTCGCGGTGGCCCATATCGCGGCGGTACTCGCCTGCGCCAGGACCGCGAAGGTGCGCCCGGCGGAGGCGCTGCGCGAGGCGCGCCCCGGCACCGCGCGCAAGGTCACCGGGCTGGTGCTGCTGTTCGTGGGCGTCAGCTCGGCGGGGACGGCGGTCCTGCAGCGCGGAGCGGCCGCGGGTGCCGCTGCCGGGGCGGCGACGGTGACGATGGTGAGCGCCTGTGCGCTGCTCGGCCCGTGGATCGCGGAGGGCGCGATGCGGGTGCTGGGGGCGCCGCTGCGGCGGTTCGGCGGCCCGGGCGGCTATCTCGCCGCCGCCAACTGCCGGGCGGAGGCACGCCGTTCGGGGGCCGCGCTCACCATCGTCATCCTGGTCGTCGCCTTCGTCTGCGTACAGCTCTCGGCGGGGGCGACGCTCGCCCGCGAGGGGGCGGTCCAGGCCCGCGGGGCGCTGCGGGCCGGCCTTGCGGTGCGGGCGGACGGCGGGCTGCCGGCCGGTGCGGTCGAGCGGATCCGTGCGGTGCCGGGGGTGCGGGCGGCGACGGAGGTGGTGCGCAGCACCGTGGTGGTGGCGCGGCGGGAGGCCGGCGAACCCCGGCTGGACCGGCTGCCGGTGCTCGGCGTCACACCGCAGCGGCTGACCCGGACGCTCGATCCCGGGGTGCGCGAGGGGACCGTGGAAGAGCTGCGGCCCGGCACGGTCGCGGTCGGTGCCGACCGGGCGCGGTCGCTCGACGCCCGGCCCGGCTCCGTGGTGACGCTGCGCTTCGGGGACGGGGCGCAGGCACGGCTGCGGGTCGTGGCGATCTACGAACGGTCGCTGGCCCTGGGGGACTTCCTCTTCTCCCGGGACGAGCTGCTGCGCCATCTGTCGCTGCCGGGCCCGGGGCAGGTGCTGGTCACGGCCGCACCGGGCGGCGACCACGAGGCGGTCGCCCGGGCCCTGACGGCCGCGGTGTCGGGCGCACGGGTGGAGCGGGGCGCCGCCGCCTCCGTACGGGTCGAGGCACCGGACCAGGCGCTGGGTGAGGTGCTGACGGCGGCGGCGCTGTCGGCGATCGGGGGCTTCATCGTGATCGCGCTGCTGAGCACGCTGTCGCTGATCGCTCTCGGCCGGCGGCCCGAGCTGCGGCTGCTGCGCCTGGCGGGGGCGGGGCGCCGCCAACTGCGGTGGATGCTGCGGCTGGAGGCGGCGGCGCTGGCCGTGACCGGGCTGGTCGTGGGGGCCGCGGTGGCCTCGGTGCCGCTGCTGGCGTTCAGCCTGGCGATGGCGGGTACGGTGCCGTCGCTGCCGCTGGGGCAGGCGGTGCTGGTCGTCGCCGTGGTGGCGGTGGTGACGGGGGCGGGGACGATGCTGCCGTTGCGGGTGATGCTGCGGGGGCGGTATCCGGGCACCGGGCCGTCGGGGTGGTGA
- a CDS encoding sensor histidine kinase yields the protein MGETVGRAGRATVQLLVSAGLALVSYLFLALLLFTAVVTLLVVGAGVLPETVLLLRRMAGYKRRRVAAWTGEAVPEAYLPLTGELSERVRTATADPGTYRDLRWLAAHFGYGLLLPYLSLPLWALGLLVDGVWCGLLRRPAVVLPLIRRLADLDAAWSRALLLPSPDSRRTALLAERVEELTVTRAGAVAAHGAELRRIERDLHDGAQARLVALSMRVGLAKRAYDTNPELARRLLDDAQDQAEEALTELRHVVRGIHPPILTDRGLVGAVRALAASSGLEVAVRADSVEDGPRAPAAVEAAAYFVVAEALTNAAKHSGADRAAVELARGDGLLTVSVRDEGCGGAGAGSPGGGLGSTGSPGEGAAGAPGGSGLLGIRRRVAALDGTVEVTSPAGGPTVIEVELPCVW from the coding sequence ATGGGGGAGACGGTCGGGCGGGCGGGGCGCGCCACGGTTCAGCTGCTGGTGTCGGCCGGGCTGGCCCTGGTGTCGTACCTCTTCCTCGCCCTGCTGCTGTTCACCGCTGTCGTGACGCTCCTCGTGGTCGGTGCGGGGGTGCTGCCCGAGACTGTCCTGCTGCTGCGCCGGATGGCCGGGTACAAGCGGCGGCGGGTGGCGGCCTGGACGGGTGAGGCGGTCCCGGAGGCCTATCTGCCGCTCACCGGGGAGCTGTCCGAGCGGGTGCGTACGGCGACCGCGGACCCGGGCACCTACCGGGATCTGCGCTGGCTCGCCGCCCACTTCGGCTACGGCCTGCTGCTGCCCTACCTGTCGCTGCCGCTCTGGGCCCTCGGCCTCCTCGTCGACGGGGTGTGGTGCGGACTGCTGCGGCGCCCGGCCGTCGTCCTGCCGCTGATCCGGCGCCTCGCCGACCTCGACGCGGCCTGGTCCCGTGCGCTGCTGCTGCCGTCCCCGGACAGCCGGCGCACCGCCCTGCTCGCCGAGCGCGTCGAGGAACTGACCGTCACCCGGGCCGGTGCCGTCGCCGCGCACGGCGCCGAACTGCGGCGTATCGAACGGGATCTGCACGACGGCGCCCAGGCCCGGCTGGTGGCGCTGTCGATGCGGGTGGGGCTGGCCAAGCGGGCCTACGACACCAACCCCGAGCTGGCGCGCAGGCTCCTCGACGACGCCCAGGACCAGGCCGAAGAGGCGCTGACCGAGCTGCGCCATGTCGTACGCGGCATCCATCCGCCGATCCTCACGGACCGGGGTCTGGTGGGGGCGGTGCGGGCGCTGGCGGCGAGCAGCGGGCTCGAGGTGGCGGTGCGCGCGGACTCGGTGGAGGACGGCCCGCGCGCCCCGGCGGCGGTCGAGGCGGCCGCGTACTTCGTCGTCGCCGAGGCGCTGACCAATGCCGCGAAGCACAGCGGGGCGGACCGCGCCGCCGTGGAACTGGCCCGCGGGGACGGCCTGTTGACGGTGTCGGTCCGCGACGAGGGCTGTGGCGGCGCCGGGGCCGGCTCCCCCGGGGGAGGCTTGGGGAGCACCGGCTCCCCCGGGGAAGGCGCCGCCGGAGCGCCGGGAGGCAGCGGGCTGCTCGGCATCCGGCGGCGGGTCGCGGCGCTCGACGGGACCGTGGAAGTGACCAGCCCCGCCGGGGGCCCGACCGTGATCGAAGTGGAGTTGCCGTGCGTGTGGTGA
- a CDS encoding ABC transporter ATP-binding protein: protein MFGRRRDPATATAGRESARATAGRRDPGADALTLEGVGREYRRGVAALHPVDLAVPRGRFLAVMGPSGSGKSTLLQCAAGLDRPTAGAVRIGGTELSSLKEAALTRLRRERVGFVFQAHNLVPSLSVAENVALPLLLGDVPVGERVRRGLAAVGLGERGEAAPSELSGGQRQRVAVARALVTEPDIVFADEPTGSLDPATARDVLALLRGAVDRDGHTVVMVTHDPVAAAWTDEAVFLVRGRIVSRLERPDARQVGRIMRDLGGNRETAAGLDGGRAA from the coding sequence ATGTTCGGGCGGCGGCGCGATCCGGCGACGGCTACCGCGGGGCGGGAATCGGCGCGAGCCACCGCGGGGCGGCGGGACCCGGGGGCCGACGCGCTCACGCTGGAGGGGGTCGGCCGGGAGTACCGGCGCGGGGTGGCGGCCCTGCACCCCGTTGACCTCGCGGTGCCACGGGGGCGTTTCCTCGCGGTGATGGGGCCGTCCGGGTCGGGGAAGTCGACGCTGCTGCAGTGTGCCGCGGGGCTCGACCGGCCGACCGCGGGGGCGGTGCGTATCGGCGGTACGGAGCTGTCCTCGCTCAAGGAGGCGGCCCTGACCCGGCTGCGGCGGGAGCGGGTCGGGTTCGTGTTCCAGGCCCACAACCTCGTGCCGTCGTTGAGCGTCGCGGAGAACGTCGCCCTGCCGTTGCTGCTCGGAGACGTGCCGGTGGGGGAACGGGTCCGGCGGGGGCTCGCAGCCGTCGGGCTGGGAGAGCGGGGCGAGGCCGCGCCGTCGGAGCTGTCCGGTGGGCAGCGTCAGCGCGTGGCGGTCGCCCGGGCGCTGGTCACCGAGCCGGACATCGTCTTCGCTGATGAGCCCACGGGCTCGCTCGACCCGGCCACCGCTCGCGACGTTCTCGCCCTGCTGCGGGGCGCCGTCGACCGCGACGGCCACACCGTCGTCATGGTGACGCACGATCCGGTCGCCGCCGCCTGGACGGATGAGGCCGTCTTTCTCGTACGGGGGCGGATCGTCTCGCGTCTGGAACGGCCGGATGCCCGCCAAGTCGGCCGCATCATGCGGGACTTGGGCGGCAATCGGGAGACGGCGGCCGGGCTCGACGGGGGGCGGGCGGCATGA
- a CDS encoding TetR/AcrR family transcriptional regulator — MSPRPMTRPGGRSARVQESVHAAVRALEAEEGRAALTVPLVAARAGVTPSTIYRRWGDLQELLSDVAVERLRPEAPPADHGALRTDLEAWAEQFLEEMASPPGRAYLRDALAGDPDGSHAGQCSAYAAEQVDVILARAAERGEPAPDTELVMDHIVAPMMYRLVFRPGPTDAAYARGLVEATLSGLMPRH; from the coding sequence ATGAGCCCCAGGCCGATGACCCGCCCCGGGGGACGCAGTGCCCGCGTCCAGGAATCGGTGCACGCAGCCGTGCGCGCCCTCGAAGCCGAAGAGGGCCGTGCGGCGCTGACGGTTCCCCTGGTCGCCGCTCGCGCCGGGGTCACGCCCTCGACGATCTACCGCCGGTGGGGAGACCTCCAGGAGCTGCTGTCCGACGTGGCCGTCGAGCGCCTGCGCCCGGAGGCACCGCCCGCAGATCACGGAGCGCTGCGCACGGACCTGGAGGCATGGGCCGAACAGTTCCTGGAGGAGATGGCCTCACCCCCGGGGCGGGCTTACCTCCGCGACGCGCTCGCCGGCGATCCGGACGGCAGCCATGCGGGCCAGTGCTCGGCCTACGCCGCCGAACAGGTGGACGTCATCCTCGCCCGCGCCGCCGAGCGCGGCGAGCCTGCCCCGGACACCGAGCTCGTGATGGACCACATCGTCGCCCCCATGATGTACCGGCTGGTCTTCCGGCCGGGCCCGACGGACGCGGCATATGCGCGCGGCCTCGTGGAGGCCACCCTCTCCGGGCTGATGCCACGGCACTGA
- a CDS encoding LuxR C-terminal-related transcriptional regulator, whose translation MRVVIGEDNALLREGLVLLLTSAGHEVVAVAADGPEVLPALLAHRPDAAVLDVRMPPSFRDEGLRAALAARREIPGLPVLVLSQYVEETYAVELLGGGAGGVGYLLKDRVGRVDEFLGALERVAAGGTALDPEVVTELLTRRRDDPLDALTPREREVLQLMAQGRDNATIAQVLVVSDRAVSKHIGNIFAKLGLPASDSGHRRVLAVLAYLNGR comes from the coding sequence GTGCGTGTGGTGATCGGTGAGGACAACGCCCTGCTGAGGGAGGGCCTGGTGCTGCTGCTGACCTCCGCCGGGCACGAGGTGGTGGCGGTCGCGGCCGACGGTCCCGAGGTGCTGCCCGCGCTGCTCGCCCACCGCCCTGATGCCGCGGTGCTGGACGTCCGGATGCCCCCTTCGTTCCGTGACGAGGGGCTGCGCGCGGCACTGGCGGCGCGGCGGGAGATACCCGGTCTGCCGGTGCTGGTGCTGTCGCAGTACGTGGAGGAGACCTACGCCGTGGAGTTGCTGGGCGGTGGCGCCGGCGGGGTCGGCTATCTGCTGAAGGACCGGGTGGGGCGGGTCGACGAGTTCCTGGGCGCGCTGGAACGCGTGGCGGCGGGCGGCACCGCGCTGGACCCCGAGGTGGTCACGGAGCTGCTGACCCGGCGCCGCGACGATCCTCTCGACGCCCTGACGCCGCGCGAACGTGAGGTGCTGCAGCTCATGGCCCAGGGCCGGGACAACGCGACGATCGCGCAGGTGCTGGTGGTGTCGGACCGCGCGGTGAGCAAGCACATCGGAAACATCTTCGCGAAGCTGGGGCTGCCGGCGAGCGACAGCGGGCATCGACGGGTGCTGGCGGTGCTGGCGTACCTGAACGGGCGGTAG
- a CDS encoding MBL fold metallo-hydrolase: MSVVSDAVPAWTVGEITVRRIDETALPAPTGRWLLPDATPEVVAQAPWLRRDFTDHDGTLRLATHSFAIEVQGLRLLVDTGIGNGKPRTNPAWDHLDSDYLPRLTAAGFAPDTVDLVLLTHLHTDHVGWNTRADKGDWVPTFPRARYLAARAEWDHWSGQDLDDARRQMFRDSVHPVRDAGLLDLVEVPGEGVTVAPGVRLLPTPGHTPGQFAVELRSAGQAALITGDCIHHPVQLPRPDICSCADVDPAQAARTRRSLLASLAGTDTLLLGSHFPPPTAGRVIAEGDAYRLSPVAPDRL; this comes from the coding sequence ATGTCTGTCGTCAGTGACGCGGTCCCCGCCTGGACGGTGGGCGAGATCACCGTCCGCCGTATCGACGAGACCGCGCTCCCCGCGCCGACCGGCCGCTGGCTGCTGCCCGACGCCACCCCGGAGGTGGTGGCCCAAGCGCCATGGCTGCGGCGGGATTTCACCGACCACGACGGCACCCTCCGCCTGGCCACCCACAGTTTCGCGATAGAGGTGCAGGGGCTGCGCCTGCTCGTCGACACCGGAATCGGCAACGGCAAACCCCGGACCAACCCCGCCTGGGACCACCTGGACAGCGACTATCTCCCGCGTCTGACGGCGGCCGGCTTCGCCCCGGACACGGTGGACCTGGTCCTCCTCACCCATCTGCACACCGATCACGTCGGCTGGAACACCCGCGCCGACAAGGGCGATTGGGTCCCCACCTTCCCCCGCGCCCGCTATCTGGCGGCCCGCGCGGAGTGGGACCACTGGTCGGGCCAGGACCTGGACGACGCCCGCCGCCAGATGTTCCGGGACTCCGTCCACCCCGTCCGTGACGCCGGACTGCTCGACCTGGTCGAGGTGCCCGGCGAAGGCGTCACGGTCGCTCCCGGAGTCCGCCTCCTGCCCACCCCCGGACACACGCCCGGCCAGTTCGCCGTGGAGCTGCGCAGCGCCGGGCAGGCGGCCCTGATCACCGGCGACTGCATCCACCACCCGGTCCAGCTACCGCGCCCCGACATCTGCAGCTGCGCGGACGTCGACCCCGCACAGGCCGCCAGGACCCGCCGCAGCCTCCTCGCCTCGCTCGCCGGTACGGACACCCTGCTCCTGGGCAGCCACTTCCCGCCGCCCACGGCGGGCCGCGTCATCGCCGAGGGTGACGCCTACCGGCTCTCGCCCGTCGCCCCGGACCGCCTCTGA
- a CDS encoding SLC13 family permease, translating to MVLAESLSLAMLLVVLVCAVSRPFRLPEAVFAVPAAAVVIVAGVIPLDHVRDEAERLGPVIGFLAAVLILARLCDDEGLFHACGTWMARWSAGRPSRLLGAVFALASAITAVLSLDATVVLLTPVVFATAAHMGARPKPHVYACTHLSNTASLLLPVSNLTNLLAFTASGLSFTRFGALMALPWGVAIGVEYLVFRRFFAADLRAPAPGPDTAEPPELPLFALVTVAGTLAGFALTSALGVNPAWAAAAGALVMAVRALARRDTTPAAVVRAAGLPFLAFVLALGIVVRAVVDNGLADALGHLLPDGTSLPALLGIAALAAALANVINNLPAVLVLVPLAAPSGPGAVLAVLLGVNIGPNLTYAGSLATLLWRRIVHHHEHDVALKEFTHLGLLTVPAALGLATVALWGSLQLIGG from the coding sequence ATGGTGCTCGCCGAATCCCTGTCTTTGGCCATGCTGCTGGTGGTGCTGGTGTGTGCCGTGAGCCGGCCGTTCCGGCTGCCCGAGGCGGTCTTCGCGGTGCCGGCCGCCGCCGTGGTGATCGTGGCCGGGGTGATCCCGTTGGACCATGTCCGCGACGAGGCGGAGCGGCTGGGACCGGTGATCGGCTTTCTCGCCGCGGTGCTGATCCTCGCCAGACTCTGCGACGACGAGGGGCTTTTCCACGCCTGTGGCACCTGGATGGCGCGCTGGTCGGCGGGGCGGCCGAGCCGTCTGCTGGGCGCGGTCTTCGCCCTCGCGTCGGCCATCACGGCCGTACTGAGCCTGGACGCCACCGTCGTCCTGCTGACCCCCGTCGTGTTCGCCACCGCCGCGCACATGGGTGCCCGCCCCAAGCCCCACGTATACGCCTGCACCCATCTGTCGAACACCGCGTCGCTGCTGCTGCCCGTCTCCAATCTGACGAACCTGCTGGCCTTCACGGCGAGCGGGCTGAGCTTCACCCGGTTCGGCGCGCTGATGGCGCTGCCGTGGGGGGTCGCGATCGGCGTCGAATACCTGGTCTTCCGCCGCTTCTTCGCCGCCGACCTGCGCGCCCCGGCCCCTGGCCCGGACACCGCCGAGCCTCCCGAGCTGCCGCTGTTCGCCCTGGTGACGGTGGCCGGCACGCTCGCCGGTTTCGCGCTGACCTCCGCGCTGGGCGTCAACCCGGCCTGGGCAGCGGCGGCCGGCGCCCTCGTCATGGCGGTCCGTGCGCTCGCCCGGCGCGACACCACCCCGGCCGCCGTCGTCCGGGCCGCCGGACTGCCGTTCCTCGCGTTCGTGCTGGCCCTGGGCATCGTCGTGCGCGCGGTCGTCGACAACGGGCTCGCCGATGCGCTCGGGCACCTGCTGCCCGACGGCACCTCGCTTCCCGCCCTGCTCGGCATCGCCGCGCTGGCCGCCGCGCTCGCCAACGTGATCAACAACTTGCCCGCGGTGCTGGTCCTGGTGCCGCTGGCCGCGCCGAGCGGCCCGGGCGCCGTCCTCGCGGTGCTCCTCGGCGTGAACATCGGCCCCAACCTCACCTACGCCGGATCGCTGGCCACCCTGCTGTGGCGGCGCATCGTCCACCACCACGAGCACGACGTCGCCCTCAAGGAATTCACCCACCTCGGTCTGCTCACCGTGCCCGCCGCCCTGGGCCTGGCCACGGTGGCGCTGTGGGGCTCCCTCCAGCTCATCGGCGGCTGA